From the genome of Candidatus Electrothrix communis, one region includes:
- a CDS encoding AAA family ATPase: protein MKIPYGISNFKSLLEEGYLYIDKTPFIETLEEYGKYNILLRPRRFGKSLFISSLWYYYDISFKEEFDGLFGHLSVGKNPTPLHNSYQILAFDFSGIATGDVATVLHNFTGRVETCLLDFLERYDYGPEAAAEIRAKESPQGKVDCLFRLCRGKKIYLLIDEYDHFANAVLGESLEMFTDIIGKGGAVRAFYETIKIAAGRGTVDRLFITGVTSITLDSMTSGFNIGKNLSFDKEFNQAMGFTRQEVEKLTRPLVDACGLDAPEMMRILGNWYNGYLFSSRADEKIFNPDMVLYFIDSFDTAECRWPEQMLDDNIASDYGKIMRLFGVGDRESNFQTLEELITEGEIIGRHKGKLDLDMNKPFERNDFISLLLYMGFITLSGTVLSQYRYKVPNYVIQKLYYDYFRAEIEQRSRITVSSRAVENAVAELALHNNIKPLIEEIGRVLALFSNRDFMRMDEKHIKAVILTLLYQSEVYFIQSEAEVNNRYPDILLLERNPIEVRYQFLFELKYSKKKEGAKGLEEKRAEGIAQVRAYQQLAEIKKMPKLKSYLLLTDGSAIEAVAVG from the coding sequence ATGAAAATACCTTACGGAATCAGTAACTTTAAGTCACTTCTCGAAGAGGGGTATCTCTATATTGACAAGACACCCTTTATAGAAACGCTCGAAGAATACGGTAAATACAATATCCTGCTCCGTCCTCGCCGCTTCGGCAAGAGTCTCTTCATCTCCAGCCTGTGGTATTATTATGATATCAGCTTCAAAGAAGAATTTGATGGGCTTTTCGGCCATCTTTCCGTAGGGAAAAATCCCACCCCGCTGCACAACAGCTATCAGATCCTCGCCTTTGATTTCAGCGGGATAGCCACCGGCGACGTTGCAACCGTTCTCCACAATTTTACCGGCAGGGTCGAAACCTGTCTGCTTGATTTTCTGGAGCGATATGATTACGGGCCTGAGGCCGCCGCCGAGATCAGGGCCAAAGAAAGTCCGCAGGGAAAAGTAGATTGCCTGTTTCGCCTCTGCCGGGGAAAAAAAATCTATCTACTCATTGACGAGTACGACCATTTCGCCAATGCCGTTCTCGGTGAGAGTCTGGAAATGTTCACAGACATCATCGGCAAGGGAGGCGCTGTCCGGGCCTTTTATGAGACGATCAAAATCGCGGCAGGCCGGGGAACAGTGGATCGCCTCTTCATCACCGGTGTGACCTCCATCACCCTGGACAGCATGACCAGCGGCTTTAATATCGGCAAAAATCTTTCCTTTGATAAGGAATTTAATCAGGCCATGGGGTTTACTCGTCAGGAAGTGGAAAAGTTGACCCGGCCACTTGTTGATGCCTGCGGACTCGACGCTCCAGAAATGATGCGGATCCTCGGAAACTGGTATAACGGTTACCTGTTCAGCAGTCGTGCCGATGAGAAGATCTTTAACCCCGATATGGTACTGTATTTCATCGACAGTTTTGATACAGCAGAATGTCGCTGGCCAGAGCAGATGCTGGACGATAATATCGCCTCGGATTACGGCAAAATCATGCGGCTTTTCGGAGTCGGCGACCGGGAGAGCAATTTCCAGACCCTTGAGGAGCTGATTACCGAAGGTGAGATTATCGGACGGCATAAGGGAAAACTTGATTTGGACATGAACAAGCCCTTTGAGCGCAACGACTTCATCAGTCTGCTCTTGTATATGGGTTTTATTACCCTCAGCGGCACCGTGCTCAGTCAGTACCGCTACAAGGTGCCCAATTATGTGATTCAGAAGCTGTATTATGATTATTTCAGAGCGGAGATTGAACAGCGCAGCCGGATCACGGTTTCAAGCCGCGCTGTTGAAAACGCTGTGGCCGAACTGGCCCTTCATAATAATATCAAGCCACTGATTGAGGAAATCGGCAGGGTGTTGGCCCTGTTTTCCAACCGTGATTTTATGCGCATGGATGAGAAGCACATCAAGGCCGTGATCCTGACCCTGCTGTACCAGTCCGAGGTCTATTTTATTCAGAGCGAGGCCGAGGTGAACAACCGCTATCCGGATATCCTCCTGCTGGAACGCAACCCCATTGAGGTGCGCTATCAATTTCTCTTTGAGCTGAAATACAGTAAGAAAAAGGAAGGTGCAAAAGGCCTGGAGGAAAAACGGGCCGAAGGGATTGCGCAGGTCAGGGCGTATCAACAGCTTGCAGAGATCAAAAAAATGCCCAAGCTGAAGTCCTACCTCCTGCTCACTGACGGCAGTGCGATTGAGGCGGTGGCGGTTGGGTGA